The DNA segment TTCAAGCGTCCAGTCGCTGCGGTGAATATGGACCCACACTCAGACTTTAGGCCCAAAGAAGGTAGGCATAGCGGTAATGGTTTTAGCTATGCTGCGGCCTCAGGTGCATTGGGCTACTATCATGTGCTGGGTTTACACGAGCTTAAAAATAGCGAAACGACACTCGAGCAGCTAAAAGCCTTTGGCGGCCACTGGCATAGTATGCAGCAGATCTGGGTGCGACGTGAGCTTAGCCTAGAAACCGCTCTCAAAAGTATCGCGAAATCTCTGAATAATACTCAGCTTCCTGTTGCGATTGAACTCGATTTGGATGCCATAACGAACATGCCAAGCAGTGCCTCAACAGCAGCAGGCGTGCCGCTATTAGATGCTTTATTCTATGTCAGTTATATCGCTAAACATTGTCCTGCAGCTTATCTACACCTAGCTGAAGCTGCGCCAAGCTGTCATGTTTCTGGAGCGCCTGCAGGCCACCGCGAAACAGGTCAAAGCATCAGTGAACTCATCTACTCCTACATCAGTGGGCGCATAAATGCACTATGAGCATTAATAATTATTCAACAATTACAAATAGTGTGTTGTAATGCGCAGTCAATTTTGCGATAGCCCGCGTAACCACTCATTTTCTTATTATCGTAAAGCAGATAGCTAACATTCGTCACAGAGTGATAGATGAAAGATTCAGCAATCTGCTCCGATGGCTTACAATCGCACCAATTTAATTGCTAACGTTATAGGAACAGATAGATGTCAGAGGACACTTCAAACAGCACTCACTTCGGTTACAAAACGATTGAAGCTGAAAAGAAAGCCGACTTGGTTGCTGGCGTATTCCATTCTGTCGCGGCAAAATACGACATTATGAATGACGTTATGTCTTTCGGTATCCACCGTATGTGGAAACGCTTCACTATCGAAAGTGCAGGTGCTCGTCCAGGTATGAAGGTATTAGATCTTGCCGGTGGTACAGGTGATTTAACCGCTAAGTTCTCCCGCATTATCGGCGATACCGGCCAAGTTACGTTAGCCGACATTAACGACTCAATGCTTAAAGTCGGTCGTGAAAAGTTACGCGATAAAGGCATTGTAGGTAACGTCAACTACGTTCAAGCAAATGCCGAGGCTCTGCCTTTTCCTGACAACCACTTTGATATTATCACTATCGCCTTTGGCCTACGCAATGTGACCGATAAAGATGCAGCTATTGCATCAATGCTACGTGTATTAAAACCAGGCGGAAAACTGCTAGTACTTGAGTTCTCCAAACCTCAGCACGATATCATGCGCAAAGTGTACGATTTATATAGCTTCAAAGTATTGCCTAAAATGGGTTCTTTGATCACCAAAGATGCTGACAGCTACGAGTATCTTGCAGAATCAATCCGTATGCATCCAGACCAAGATACTTTAAAGCAGATGATGGAAGATGCAGGCTTTGAGCAAGTCAACTACACCAATATGACTGACGGTATTGTTGCCTTACATAAGGGTTACAAATTCTGATAGGACTCACTATGTCTCGTGACTTGTCATTATTGGCCTGCACCGCGATAGAGGTCAGTTTAAACAAACTGATCTCACAATCTCCTGAAGACTACGCTAAATTGCGTAGCCTTCAAGGCAAAGTGTTATGCATTCAACTCTCACAGCTCAGTTGGCCGCTTTACTTTTTGTTTGCTAAAGAGATCCTAGTGTTCTCTCGCTATGAAGGTGAAGTCACGACTAAAGTGAATGCCGATGTCACTACACTTTATCAGCTGAGTGAAGGCGCAAATCTTACCGAGTTGATTAAGCAAGATAGGCTCAGCCTTGAAGGTGACTTAAGCCTATTACAGACATTCAGCCATTATATGCAACAGGTTGAAGTCGACTTATCTGAGCCCCTTTCACGCTACATTGGCGATGCTCCGACCCATTTTATTCAACAGAGCCTCACGCAAGCCAAGCAAGATGTCACTAGCGTACTACGTAAGACCCGCTCACACCTTGGCCAGCTCACCATCGAAGAATATAGACTCGCTCCCCATAAGCTCGAATTTATCTATTTAACGGATAAAATCGACGACTTAGCCGCCGATGTTGAGGCGACAGCAACACGGATAGATCAGCTTATCAATAGGGTAAAAACCAAACCATGACAGCAAAAAATATCAGGCGCGCTTATCACGTTATTCGTACAGCATTGCACTACGGACTGGATGATTTAATTCCCTCTAAGTTAACGCCTTGGTATTTCAA comes from the Shewanella halifaxensis HAW-EB4 genome and includes:
- a CDS encoding formimidoylglutamase; the encoded protein is MQYLNLFSTIKLSSLLNTREGETKLGQAVKLADPSLNLTTNLVQAKSNGVRFAIIGIGEDIGPRANLGRGGATDAFDSAMGQFLNLQSNRFLTGEQCLVLGQIDTQDLQLPASANANSLRNNVEQLDQRVIQLLTKVFCAGLEPIVIGGGHNNAYGLLMAAKGAFKRPVAAVNMDPHSDFRPKEGRHSGNGFSYAAASGALGYYHVLGLHELKNSETTLEQLKAFGGHWHSMQQIWVRRELSLETALKSIAKSLNNTQLPVAIELDLDAITNMPSSASTAAGVPLLDALFYVSYIAKHCPAAYLHLAEAAPSCHVSGAPAGHRETGQSISELIYSYISGRINAL
- the ubiE gene encoding bifunctional demethylmenaquinone methyltransferase/2-methoxy-6-polyprenyl-1,4-benzoquinol methylase UbiE, which codes for MSEDTSNSTHFGYKTIEAEKKADLVAGVFHSVAAKYDIMNDVMSFGIHRMWKRFTIESAGARPGMKVLDLAGGTGDLTAKFSRIIGDTGQVTLADINDSMLKVGREKLRDKGIVGNVNYVQANAEALPFPDNHFDIITIAFGLRNVTDKDAAIASMLRVLKPGGKLLVLEFSKPQHDIMRKVYDLYSFKVLPKMGSLITKDADSYEYLAESIRMHPDQDTLKQMMEDAGFEQVNYTNMTDGIVALHKGYKF
- a CDS encoding ubiquinone biosynthesis accessory factor UbiJ, giving the protein MSRDLSLLACTAIEVSLNKLISQSPEDYAKLRSLQGKVLCIQLSQLSWPLYFLFAKEILVFSRYEGEVTTKVNADVTTLYQLSEGANLTELIKQDRLSLEGDLSLLQTFSHYMQQVEVDLSEPLSRYIGDAPTHFIQQSLTQAKQDVTSVLRKTRSHLGQLTIEEYRLAPHKLEFIYLTDKIDDLAADVEATATRIDQLINRVKTKP